The DNA region GGTATTTGTGCGCGGTCGATCCCCGTTATCGCGAAACACTCTCCGCCGCCTCGCAGCACTCGCTCGAAAAACAGGGTGGTCCGATGACGGCGGAACAAGCGGCCGAATTCGCGCGCAATCCGCACCGGGAGCGGGCGTTGCGACTGCGCCGCTGGGACGATCGGGGTAAGGTGCCGGGTCTGGAGGTTTGGCCGCTTGCGCGGTATCGTTCGATGATTTTCCGATTGCTGCAGGCGTCCGAACGAGCGCCCTGACCGGGCGAAGAACAATCGAAAAAAGGCGGGCGGCAACGGTATCGGCCGGGGAAATGTGCCGACGGGGAACAGGGAGATGCCGACGCCGCAGCCAAATTTTCTCATAGTCATGGCCGACCAGCTGACGCCCGGCGCACTCTGCGCCTATGGGGGCCGGATCGCACGCACGCCTCATATCGACGCCCTTGCGGGCGAGGGTGTGGTTTTCGATTCGGCGTATTGCAACAGCCCCCTTTGCGCGCCGTCGCGAGGCACATTCCTTTATGGCCTGCTGCCGTCGCGTACCGGAGTCTACGACAACGCCGCCGAGTTTCCGGCGGCAATCCCGACCTTCGCGCATCATCTGCGGTGCAGTGGGTACCTCACGGCGCTCTCGGGCAAGATGCATTTTTGCGGCGCCGATCAGCTTCACGGCTTCGAGGAACGGCTTACGACCGATATCTACCCGGCGGATTTTGGCTGGACTCCGGATTGGGAAAATTTCGAGGCGCGGCCGAGTTGGTATCACAACATGCTTTCCGTCACCCAAGCGGGCCCCTGCGTGCGCACGAATCAGCTCGATTACGACGACGAGGTGATCTTCTGTGCGCGCCGGAAGATCTATGAAATCGCGCGCGAACGCACCCGACGGCCGTTCTGCCTCGTCGTTTCCATGACCCATCCCCACGATCCCTTCGCGATCGCGGAGGAATACTGGAACCGCTATCGCGAGGACGAGATCGACGCCCCGCGCGTGACGCTAGGGCGCGATTCACTCGATCCGCACTCCCTGCGCCTGCGTCATGTCAGCGACATGGACAGGATGCCGGTCAGCGCCGAGCAGGTTCGTAATGCGCGCCGCGCCTATTTTGGTGCCGTGTCCTACGTCGACGATCAGTTGGGCCTGCTTCGACGCACACTCGACGAATCCGGCCTCGCCGACGACACGGTCACGATCTTGCTGGCCGATCATGGCGAAATGCTCGGCGAGCGCGGGCTTTGGTACAAGATGAGCTTCTTCGAGGGCTCCGCCCGCGTGCCGTTGATCGTCAGCGCGCCCCGGCGTTTTTCGCCGCGACGTGTTGCAGCGTCCGTTTCCCTCGCCGATATCCTTCCAACCCTCCTCGATCTCGCCGGGCTGGGTGCGTCGGCGGATTGTGGAACCCCACTCGATGGACAAAGCCTTGTCCCGCACCTCGACGGCAAGGGCGGACACGACGAAGTCGTGGGCGAATATGTGGCCGAGGGTGCCATCGCTCCCATCGTCATGGTCAGGCGAGGGAGGCACAAATTCGTTCACTGCCCTGCCGATCCCGACCAGCTCTACGATCTCTCGGCCGATCGCGATGAAGTGCGAAACCTCGCGACGGATCGATCGATGTCCGACGCGGTCCGCACGTTTCGCGACGAGGTGG from Alphaproteobacteria bacterium includes:
- the betC gene encoding choline-sulfatase, encoding MPTPQPNFLIVMADQLTPGALCAYGGRIARTPHIDALAGEGVVFDSAYCNSPLCAPSRGTFLYGLLPSRTGVYDNAAEFPAAIPTFAHHLRCSGYLTALSGKMHFCGADQLHGFEERLTTDIYPADFGWTPDWENFEARPSWYHNMLSVTQAGPCVRTNQLDYDDEVIFCARRKIYEIARERTRRPFCLVVSMTHPHDPFAIAEEYWNRYREDEIDAPRVTLGRDSLDPHSLRLRHVSDMDRMPVSAEQVRNARRAYFGAVSYVDDQLGLLRRTLDESGLADDTVTILLADHGEMLGERGLWYKMSFFEGSARVPLIVSAPRRFSPRRVAASVSLADILPTLLDLAGLGASADCGTPLDGQSLVPHLDGKGGHDEVVGEYVAEGAIAPIVMVRRGRHKFVHCPADPDQLYDLSADRDEVRNLATDRSMSDAVRTFRDEVAARWDLTTLHQSVILSQHRRRIVTAALAKGAPHPWDFEPYLDSSRRFVRNNRDLDDTEAAARLPRIS